The following proteins come from a genomic window of Gossypium raimondii isolate GPD5lz chromosome 5, ASM2569854v1, whole genome shotgun sequence:
- the LOC105767455 gene encoding transcription factor TGA9 isoform X2, with translation MENHRVGETGLTDSGPSSNYHHHAVLHGMNAPISSNFIHQNGSAFGFGELEEAIVPHGVELTNDEAKAPLFTRSRPSSATLAMLPSNWSLRFQQTPRESWNSRGESTDSVSSSAVNTLPSNQLQPESPISQKESSSADHHQPFNHKPLQQQQLEMASDISSLNQSAAQEKLQEQESHNNQQSATLPRNFGRGSSSSEKQPDAKTLRRLAQNREAARKSRLRKKAYVQQLESSRIKLAQLEQDLQRTRSQGFFVGGCAAAFGNISSGAAMFDMEYSRWLEDDHRHLSELRTRLHAHLSDTDLQTIVDGYISHYDKIFRLKEAAAKSDVLHLITGMWMTPVERCFVWIGDFRPSELIKMLVSQLDPLTEHQVMGICNLQHSSQQAEEALTLGLEQLYHSLMDSIASGPVIHEMQQMAVALSKLANLEGFLHQADNLRQQILHQLPRILTVRQTARCFLVIGGYNQRLRALSSLWASHGPPEVLISDDQSCQTTDLQMVMVQQSQNHFSNF, from the exons ATGGAGAACCATAGAGTTGGAGAGACAGGTTTAACAGACTCAGGACCTTCTTCAAATTACCATCATCACGCAGTTCTTCATGGAATGAATGCTCCCATTAGTAGTAATTTCAT CCATCAAAATGGATCTGCTTTCGGTTTTGGAGAGCTAGAAGAAGCAATTGTTCCTCATGGAGTGGAACTCACAAATGATGAAGCTAAAGCAC CTTTATTCACAAGAAGCAGACCTTCTTCAGCTACTCTGGCGATGTTGCCTTCTAATTGGTCATTGAGATTTCAGCAAACCCCAAGA GAAAGTTGGAATTCAAGAGGGGAAAGCACTGACTCAGTATCATCATCAGCAGTGAACACTCTCCCGAGCAACCAGCTGCAACCAGAATCTCCTATCAGTCAAAAGGAATCTTCTTCTGCAGATCATCATCAACCTTTCAACCACAAGCCTCTGCAACAACAGCAGCTAGAGATGGCAAGTGATATCTCATCACTGAATCAATCAGCTGCTCAAGAAAAG TTACAAGAACAAGAATCACATAACAATCAGCAATCAGCAACTCTTCCCAGAAACTTT GGAAGAGGTTCATCTTCTTCTGAGAAACAGCCAGATGCTAAG ACACTAAGACGTTTAGCTCAAAACAGAGAAGCTGCAAGAAAAAGCCGTCTTAGAAAGAAG GCTTACGTTCAGCAACTAGAATCAAGTAGAATAAAGCTAGCTCAACTTGAACAAGATCTGCAGAGAACAAGATCCcag GGATTTTTCGTGGGAGGGTGTGCTGCTGCTTTCGGAAATATCAGCTCAG GAGCTGCAATGTTTGACATGGAATATTCAAGATGGTTAGAAGATGATCACAGGCACTTGTCGGAGCTTAGAACTAGGTTACATGCTCACCTTTCCGACACCGATCTTCAGACCATCGTCGACGGTTACATTTCAcattatgataaaattttccGGTTGAAAGAAGCAGCTGCAAAATCCGATGTTTTACACCTTATAACCGGGATGTGGATGACGCCGGTGGAGCGCTGCTTTGTTTGGATAGGTGATTTTAGGCCCTCTGAGCTCATCAAG ATGCTAGTATCACAACTAGACCCATTAACAGAACATCAAGTGATGGGGATTTGCAATCTCCAACATTCTTCACAACAAGCAGAAGAGGCACTCACCCTAGGCCTTGAACAGCTCTACCACTCTCTAATGGACTCCATTGCTAGTGGTCCGGTCATCCACGAAATGCAACAAATGGCTGTTGCCTTAAGCAAGCTTGCCAATCTCGAAGGCTTCCTTCACCAG GCTGATAATTTAAGACAGCAAATCCTTCACCAATTGCCTCGGATATTGACCGTTAGACAAACAGCTCGATGTTTTTTGGTGATCGGAGGGTACAATCAACGACTACGAGCACTTAGTTCTCTTTGGGCATCCCATGGACCTCCTGa GGTCTTGATCAGTGATGACCAGTCATGCCAAACAACAGACTTGCAGATGGTGATGGTGCAACAATCACAGAATCATTTCTCAAACTTTTGA
- the LOC105767455 gene encoding transcription factor TGA9 isoform X3 encodes MENHRVGETGLTDSGPSSNYHHHAVLHGMNAPISSNFIHQNGSAFGFGELEEAIVPHGVELTNDEAKAPALFTRSRPSSATLAMLPSNWSLRFQQTPRESWNSRGESTDSVSSSAVNTLPSNQLQPESPISQKESSSADHHQPFNHKPLQQQQLEMASDISSLNQSAAQEKLQEQESHNNQQSATLPRNFGRGSSSSEKQPDAKTLRRLAQNREAARKSRLRKKAYVQQLESSRIKLAQLEQDLQRTRSQGFFVGGCAAAFGNISSGAAMFDMEYSRWLEDDHRHLSELRTRLHAHLSDTDLQTIVDGYISHYDKIFRLKEAAAKSDVLHLITGMWMTPVERCFVWIGDFRPSELIKMLVSQLDPLTEHQVMGICNLQHSSQQAEEALTLGLEQLYHSLMDSIASGPVIHEMQQMAVALSKLANLEGFLHQADNLRQQILHQLPRILTVRQTARCFLVIGGYNQRLRALSSLWASHGPPDDDQSCQTTDLQMVMVQQSQNHFSNF; translated from the exons ATGGAGAACCATAGAGTTGGAGAGACAGGTTTAACAGACTCAGGACCTTCTTCAAATTACCATCATCACGCAGTTCTTCATGGAATGAATGCTCCCATTAGTAGTAATTTCAT CCATCAAAATGGATCTGCTTTCGGTTTTGGAGAGCTAGAAGAAGCAATTGTTCCTCATGGAGTGGAACTCACAAATGATGAAGCTAAAGCAC CAGCTTTATTCACAAGAAGCAGACCTTCTTCAGCTACTCTGGCGATGTTGCCTTCTAATTGGTCATTGAGATTTCAGCAAACCCCAAGA GAAAGTTGGAATTCAAGAGGGGAAAGCACTGACTCAGTATCATCATCAGCAGTGAACACTCTCCCGAGCAACCAGCTGCAACCAGAATCTCCTATCAGTCAAAAGGAATCTTCTTCTGCAGATCATCATCAACCTTTCAACCACAAGCCTCTGCAACAACAGCAGCTAGAGATGGCAAGTGATATCTCATCACTGAATCAATCAGCTGCTCAAGAAAAG TTACAAGAACAAGAATCACATAACAATCAGCAATCAGCAACTCTTCCCAGAAACTTT GGAAGAGGTTCATCTTCTTCTGAGAAACAGCCAGATGCTAAG ACACTAAGACGTTTAGCTCAAAACAGAGAAGCTGCAAGAAAAAGCCGTCTTAGAAAGAAG GCTTACGTTCAGCAACTAGAATCAAGTAGAATAAAGCTAGCTCAACTTGAACAAGATCTGCAGAGAACAAGATCCcag GGATTTTTCGTGGGAGGGTGTGCTGCTGCTTTCGGAAATATCAGCTCAG GAGCTGCAATGTTTGACATGGAATATTCAAGATGGTTAGAAGATGATCACAGGCACTTGTCGGAGCTTAGAACTAGGTTACATGCTCACCTTTCCGACACCGATCTTCAGACCATCGTCGACGGTTACATTTCAcattatgataaaattttccGGTTGAAAGAAGCAGCTGCAAAATCCGATGTTTTACACCTTATAACCGGGATGTGGATGACGCCGGTGGAGCGCTGCTTTGTTTGGATAGGTGATTTTAGGCCCTCTGAGCTCATCAAG ATGCTAGTATCACAACTAGACCCATTAACAGAACATCAAGTGATGGGGATTTGCAATCTCCAACATTCTTCACAACAAGCAGAAGAGGCACTCACCCTAGGCCTTGAACAGCTCTACCACTCTCTAATGGACTCCATTGCTAGTGGTCCGGTCATCCACGAAATGCAACAAATGGCTGTTGCCTTAAGCAAGCTTGCCAATCTCGAAGGCTTCCTTCACCAG GCTGATAATTTAAGACAGCAAATCCTTCACCAATTGCCTCGGATATTGACCGTTAGACAAACAGCTCGATGTTTTTTGGTGATCGGAGGGTACAATCAACGACTACGAGCACTTAGTTCTCTTTGGGCATCCCATGGACCTCCTGa TGATGACCAGTCATGCCAAACAACAGACTTGCAGATGGTGATGGTGCAACAATCACAGAATCATTTCTCAAACTTTTGA
- the LOC105767455 gene encoding transcription factor TGA9 isoform X1, with amino-acid sequence MENHRVGETGLTDSGPSSNYHHHAVLHGMNAPISSNFIHQNGSAFGFGELEEAIVPHGVELTNDEAKAPALFTRSRPSSATLAMLPSNWSLRFQQTPRESWNSRGESTDSVSSSAVNTLPSNQLQPESPISQKESSSADHHQPFNHKPLQQQQLEMASDISSLNQSAAQEKLQEQESHNNQQSATLPRNFGRGSSSSEKQPDAKTLRRLAQNREAARKSRLRKKAYVQQLESSRIKLAQLEQDLQRTRSQGFFVGGCAAAFGNISSGAAMFDMEYSRWLEDDHRHLSELRTRLHAHLSDTDLQTIVDGYISHYDKIFRLKEAAAKSDVLHLITGMWMTPVERCFVWIGDFRPSELIKMLVSQLDPLTEHQVMGICNLQHSSQQAEEALTLGLEQLYHSLMDSIASGPVIHEMQQMAVALSKLANLEGFLHQADNLRQQILHQLPRILTVRQTARCFLVIGGYNQRLRALSSLWASHGPPEVLISDDQSCQTTDLQMVMVQQSQNHFSNF; translated from the exons ATGGAGAACCATAGAGTTGGAGAGACAGGTTTAACAGACTCAGGACCTTCTTCAAATTACCATCATCACGCAGTTCTTCATGGAATGAATGCTCCCATTAGTAGTAATTTCAT CCATCAAAATGGATCTGCTTTCGGTTTTGGAGAGCTAGAAGAAGCAATTGTTCCTCATGGAGTGGAACTCACAAATGATGAAGCTAAAGCAC CAGCTTTATTCACAAGAAGCAGACCTTCTTCAGCTACTCTGGCGATGTTGCCTTCTAATTGGTCATTGAGATTTCAGCAAACCCCAAGA GAAAGTTGGAATTCAAGAGGGGAAAGCACTGACTCAGTATCATCATCAGCAGTGAACACTCTCCCGAGCAACCAGCTGCAACCAGAATCTCCTATCAGTCAAAAGGAATCTTCTTCTGCAGATCATCATCAACCTTTCAACCACAAGCCTCTGCAACAACAGCAGCTAGAGATGGCAAGTGATATCTCATCACTGAATCAATCAGCTGCTCAAGAAAAG TTACAAGAACAAGAATCACATAACAATCAGCAATCAGCAACTCTTCCCAGAAACTTT GGAAGAGGTTCATCTTCTTCTGAGAAACAGCCAGATGCTAAG ACACTAAGACGTTTAGCTCAAAACAGAGAAGCTGCAAGAAAAAGCCGTCTTAGAAAGAAG GCTTACGTTCAGCAACTAGAATCAAGTAGAATAAAGCTAGCTCAACTTGAACAAGATCTGCAGAGAACAAGATCCcag GGATTTTTCGTGGGAGGGTGTGCTGCTGCTTTCGGAAATATCAGCTCAG GAGCTGCAATGTTTGACATGGAATATTCAAGATGGTTAGAAGATGATCACAGGCACTTGTCGGAGCTTAGAACTAGGTTACATGCTCACCTTTCCGACACCGATCTTCAGACCATCGTCGACGGTTACATTTCAcattatgataaaattttccGGTTGAAAGAAGCAGCTGCAAAATCCGATGTTTTACACCTTATAACCGGGATGTGGATGACGCCGGTGGAGCGCTGCTTTGTTTGGATAGGTGATTTTAGGCCCTCTGAGCTCATCAAG ATGCTAGTATCACAACTAGACCCATTAACAGAACATCAAGTGATGGGGATTTGCAATCTCCAACATTCTTCACAACAAGCAGAAGAGGCACTCACCCTAGGCCTTGAACAGCTCTACCACTCTCTAATGGACTCCATTGCTAGTGGTCCGGTCATCCACGAAATGCAACAAATGGCTGTTGCCTTAAGCAAGCTTGCCAATCTCGAAGGCTTCCTTCACCAG GCTGATAATTTAAGACAGCAAATCCTTCACCAATTGCCTCGGATATTGACCGTTAGACAAACAGCTCGATGTTTTTTGGTGATCGGAGGGTACAATCAACGACTACGAGCACTTAGTTCTCTTTGGGCATCCCATGGACCTCCTGa GGTCTTGATCAGTGATGACCAGTCATGCCAAACAACAGACTTGCAGATGGTGATGGTGCAACAATCACAGAATCATTTCTCAAACTTTTGA
- the LOC105767455 gene encoding transcription factor TGA9 isoform X4, whose translation MENHRVGETGLTDSGPSSNYHHHAVLHGMNAPISSNFIHQNGSAFGFGELEEAIVPHGVELTNDEAKAPALFTRSRPSSATLAMLPSNWSLRFQQTPRESWNSRGESTDSVSSSAVNTLPSNQLQPESPISQKESSSADHHQPFNHKPLQQQQLEMASDISSLNQSAAQEKGRGSSSSEKQPDAKTLRRLAQNREAARKSRLRKKAYVQQLESSRIKLAQLEQDLQRTRSQGFFVGGCAAAFGNISSGAAMFDMEYSRWLEDDHRHLSELRTRLHAHLSDTDLQTIVDGYISHYDKIFRLKEAAAKSDVLHLITGMWMTPVERCFVWIGDFRPSELIKMLVSQLDPLTEHQVMGICNLQHSSQQAEEALTLGLEQLYHSLMDSIASGPVIHEMQQMAVALSKLANLEGFLHQADNLRQQILHQLPRILTVRQTARCFLVIGGYNQRLRALSSLWASHGPPEVLISDDQSCQTTDLQMVMVQQSQNHFSNF comes from the exons ATGGAGAACCATAGAGTTGGAGAGACAGGTTTAACAGACTCAGGACCTTCTTCAAATTACCATCATCACGCAGTTCTTCATGGAATGAATGCTCCCATTAGTAGTAATTTCAT CCATCAAAATGGATCTGCTTTCGGTTTTGGAGAGCTAGAAGAAGCAATTGTTCCTCATGGAGTGGAACTCACAAATGATGAAGCTAAAGCAC CAGCTTTATTCACAAGAAGCAGACCTTCTTCAGCTACTCTGGCGATGTTGCCTTCTAATTGGTCATTGAGATTTCAGCAAACCCCAAGA GAAAGTTGGAATTCAAGAGGGGAAAGCACTGACTCAGTATCATCATCAGCAGTGAACACTCTCCCGAGCAACCAGCTGCAACCAGAATCTCCTATCAGTCAAAAGGAATCTTCTTCTGCAGATCATCATCAACCTTTCAACCACAAGCCTCTGCAACAACAGCAGCTAGAGATGGCAAGTGATATCTCATCACTGAATCAATCAGCTGCTCAAGAAAAG GGAAGAGGTTCATCTTCTTCTGAGAAACAGCCAGATGCTAAG ACACTAAGACGTTTAGCTCAAAACAGAGAAGCTGCAAGAAAAAGCCGTCTTAGAAAGAAG GCTTACGTTCAGCAACTAGAATCAAGTAGAATAAAGCTAGCTCAACTTGAACAAGATCTGCAGAGAACAAGATCCcag GGATTTTTCGTGGGAGGGTGTGCTGCTGCTTTCGGAAATATCAGCTCAG GAGCTGCAATGTTTGACATGGAATATTCAAGATGGTTAGAAGATGATCACAGGCACTTGTCGGAGCTTAGAACTAGGTTACATGCTCACCTTTCCGACACCGATCTTCAGACCATCGTCGACGGTTACATTTCAcattatgataaaattttccGGTTGAAAGAAGCAGCTGCAAAATCCGATGTTTTACACCTTATAACCGGGATGTGGATGACGCCGGTGGAGCGCTGCTTTGTTTGGATAGGTGATTTTAGGCCCTCTGAGCTCATCAAG ATGCTAGTATCACAACTAGACCCATTAACAGAACATCAAGTGATGGGGATTTGCAATCTCCAACATTCTTCACAACAAGCAGAAGAGGCACTCACCCTAGGCCTTGAACAGCTCTACCACTCTCTAATGGACTCCATTGCTAGTGGTCCGGTCATCCACGAAATGCAACAAATGGCTGTTGCCTTAAGCAAGCTTGCCAATCTCGAAGGCTTCCTTCACCAG GCTGATAATTTAAGACAGCAAATCCTTCACCAATTGCCTCGGATATTGACCGTTAGACAAACAGCTCGATGTTTTTTGGTGATCGGAGGGTACAATCAACGACTACGAGCACTTAGTTCTCTTTGGGCATCCCATGGACCTCCTGa GGTCTTGATCAGTGATGACCAGTCATGCCAAACAACAGACTTGCAGATGGTGATGGTGCAACAATCACAGAATCATTTCTCAAACTTTTGA
- the LOC105767455 gene encoding transcription factor TGA9 isoform X5, translated as MENHRVGETGLTDSGPSSNYHHHAVLHGMNAPISSNFIHQNGSAFGFGELEEAIVPHGVELTNDEAKAPLFTRSRPSSATLAMLPSNWSLRFQQTPRESWNSRGESTDSVSSSAVNTLPSNQLQPESPISQKESSSADHHQPFNHKPLQQQQLEMASDISSLNQSAAQEKGRGSSSSEKQPDAKTLRRLAQNREAARKSRLRKKAYVQQLESSRIKLAQLEQDLQRTRSQGFFVGGCAAAFGNISSGAAMFDMEYSRWLEDDHRHLSELRTRLHAHLSDTDLQTIVDGYISHYDKIFRLKEAAAKSDVLHLITGMWMTPVERCFVWIGDFRPSELIKMLVSQLDPLTEHQVMGICNLQHSSQQAEEALTLGLEQLYHSLMDSIASGPVIHEMQQMAVALSKLANLEGFLHQADNLRQQILHQLPRILTVRQTARCFLVIGGYNQRLRALSSLWASHGPPEVLISDDQSCQTTDLQMVMVQQSQNHFSNF; from the exons ATGGAGAACCATAGAGTTGGAGAGACAGGTTTAACAGACTCAGGACCTTCTTCAAATTACCATCATCACGCAGTTCTTCATGGAATGAATGCTCCCATTAGTAGTAATTTCAT CCATCAAAATGGATCTGCTTTCGGTTTTGGAGAGCTAGAAGAAGCAATTGTTCCTCATGGAGTGGAACTCACAAATGATGAAGCTAAAGCAC CTTTATTCACAAGAAGCAGACCTTCTTCAGCTACTCTGGCGATGTTGCCTTCTAATTGGTCATTGAGATTTCAGCAAACCCCAAGA GAAAGTTGGAATTCAAGAGGGGAAAGCACTGACTCAGTATCATCATCAGCAGTGAACACTCTCCCGAGCAACCAGCTGCAACCAGAATCTCCTATCAGTCAAAAGGAATCTTCTTCTGCAGATCATCATCAACCTTTCAACCACAAGCCTCTGCAACAACAGCAGCTAGAGATGGCAAGTGATATCTCATCACTGAATCAATCAGCTGCTCAAGAAAAG GGAAGAGGTTCATCTTCTTCTGAGAAACAGCCAGATGCTAAG ACACTAAGACGTTTAGCTCAAAACAGAGAAGCTGCAAGAAAAAGCCGTCTTAGAAAGAAG GCTTACGTTCAGCAACTAGAATCAAGTAGAATAAAGCTAGCTCAACTTGAACAAGATCTGCAGAGAACAAGATCCcag GGATTTTTCGTGGGAGGGTGTGCTGCTGCTTTCGGAAATATCAGCTCAG GAGCTGCAATGTTTGACATGGAATATTCAAGATGGTTAGAAGATGATCACAGGCACTTGTCGGAGCTTAGAACTAGGTTACATGCTCACCTTTCCGACACCGATCTTCAGACCATCGTCGACGGTTACATTTCAcattatgataaaattttccGGTTGAAAGAAGCAGCTGCAAAATCCGATGTTTTACACCTTATAACCGGGATGTGGATGACGCCGGTGGAGCGCTGCTTTGTTTGGATAGGTGATTTTAGGCCCTCTGAGCTCATCAAG ATGCTAGTATCACAACTAGACCCATTAACAGAACATCAAGTGATGGGGATTTGCAATCTCCAACATTCTTCACAACAAGCAGAAGAGGCACTCACCCTAGGCCTTGAACAGCTCTACCACTCTCTAATGGACTCCATTGCTAGTGGTCCGGTCATCCACGAAATGCAACAAATGGCTGTTGCCTTAAGCAAGCTTGCCAATCTCGAAGGCTTCCTTCACCAG GCTGATAATTTAAGACAGCAAATCCTTCACCAATTGCCTCGGATATTGACCGTTAGACAAACAGCTCGATGTTTTTTGGTGATCGGAGGGTACAATCAACGACTACGAGCACTTAGTTCTCTTTGGGCATCCCATGGACCTCCTGa GGTCTTGATCAGTGATGACCAGTCATGCCAAACAACAGACTTGCAGATGGTGATGGTGCAACAATCACAGAATCATTTCTCAAACTTTTGA
- the LOC105767457 gene encoding protein ADP-ribosyltransferase PARP3 codes for MKVHEKRSHSHAHGTGDEEKIMTRKQKADQLKSNEGKESPKKPKVEADNDQHNGKATTEVAKEFEEFCKSVREHLSVAQMREILEANGQDSSGSDASVVIKCLDMLFYGPLEKCQICNGDLEFDGNRYSCKGTYSEWSSCVYKTRSPARKQEPLKLPDSVLNSPVAELVKKYEDPKLRPHRYVGVTDKPFLGMMISLMGRLSRTHQYWKTKIEKHGGTVSNSVVGVTCLVASPAERERGGSSKLVEAMERGVRVVSEAWLLDSIEKQEAQPLEAYDIVTDLAVDGKGSPWDKQVPEEHAIESLSAELKLYGKRGVYKDTRLQEQGGQIFEEDGILYNCVFSLCDQGGAINEYCIMQLVKVPDSNLHLYYKKGRVGDDPNAEERLEEWKDVDGAVKEFVRLFEEVTGNEFEPWEREKKFQKKPLKFYPIDIDDGVDVRCGGLGLRQLGVAAAHCKLEPMVANFMKVLCGQEIYKYALMEMDLDAPDLPMGMLSNVHLKRCEEVLQEFIEKVKSMKESGPKAEAVWSDFSQRWFTLMHSSRPFIFRDYQELADHAAASFECVRDIVVASHMIGHMGDDTLDDPLSDRYKKIGCSISPLDKDSEDYKMILNYVEKTYEPVKLADIEYGISVENIFNVETKEGPSFDKVKKLPNKRLLWCGTRSSNLLRHLHKGFLPASCSLPVPGYMFGKGVVCSDAAAEAARYGFTAVDRPEGFLVLAVFSQGEEIVELKNPPEDTKTLEEKKVCVKGLGRKKPDESEYIDWKDDIKVPCGSLIPSEHQDSPLEYNEYTVYDPRQVSMRFLVGVKFEEKDTVMDAQD; via the exons atGAAG GTTCATGAAAAGAGGTCTCATTCTCATGCACATGGAACTGGTGATGAAGAGAAAATCATGACAAGAAAGCAGAAAGCAGACCAGTTGAAAAGCAATGAAGGAAAGGAATCTCCAAAGAAACCCAAGGTGGAGGCTGATAATGATCAACATAATGGAAAAGCTACAACTGAGGTGGCTAAAGAGTTTGAAGAGTTTTGTAAATCTGTGAGGGAGCACTTATCTGTTGCACAAATGAGGGAAATCCTTGAAGCTAATGGCCAGGATTCATCTGGTTCTGATGCTTCTGTTGTCATCAAATG CCTCGATATGTTGTTCTATGGACCATTGGAGAAGTGCCAAATCTGCAATGGGGATTTGGAGTTTGATGGCAACCGCTATTCATGCAAGGGAACTTACAGTGAGTGGTCCTCTTGTGTATACAAAACAAGAAGCCCAGCAAGGAAGCAAGAACCATTAAAATTGCCCGATTCTGTCCTGAATTCACCTGTTGCTGAA TTGGTAAAGAAGTACGAGGATCCAAAACTCCGGCCTCACCGATATGTAGGGGTCACTGACAAACCTTTCTTGGGAATGATGATTTCCCTGATGGGCCGGCTTAGTCGCACACAT CAATACTGGAAAACCAAGATAGAGAAACATGGAGGGACAGTCTCCAACTCAGTCGTTG GTGTAACTTGCTTGGTTGCTTCTCCTGCTGAACGAGAGCGTGGGGGCTCATCCAAACTGGTAGAAGCAAT GGAAAGAGGGGTACGAGTGGTGAGTGAAGCTTGGTTACTTGACAGCATTGAGAAGCAAGAAGCACAACCATTAGAAGCTTATGACATAGTTACAGATCTTGCTGTTGATGGCAAAGGAAGTCCATGGGATAAACAAGTTCCTGAAGAACATGCAATCGAATCACTTTCAGCTGAA CTCAAGTTGTATGGAAAAAGAGGAGTCTACAAGGATACTAGATTGCAAGAGCAAGGTGGCCAAATATTTGAGGAAGATGGGATATTATACAACTGTGTCTTTTCGCTTTGCGACCAAGGAGGAGCCATTAATGA GTATTGCATTATGCAACTGGTCAAAGTACCAGATAGTAACCTCCACTTGTACTACAAGAAAGGGAGAGTAGGAGATGATCCTAATGCCGAGGAGCGGCTCGAGGAATGGAAGGACGTAGATGGTGCTGTGAAGGAGTTTGTTAGGCTGTTTGAGGAAGTAACAGGAAATGAATTTGAGCCATGGGAAAGGGAGAAGAAGTTTCAGAAGAAGCCACTGAAATTTTATCCCATAGacatt GATGATGGGGTTGATGTGAGATGTGGAGGACTTGGCCTGCGACAGCTAGGGGTTGCAGCAGCACATTGTAAACTTGAACCGATGGTTGCAAACTTCATGAAGGTTCTTTGCGGTCAGGAGATTTACAA GTATGCACTGATGGAGATGGATTTAGATGCCCCTGATTTACCAATGGGGATGCTCTCTAATGTTCATTTGAAAAGAT GTGAAGAGGTTCTACAAGAGTTTATAGAAAAAGTGAAATCAATGAAAGAATCTGGACCTAAAGCAGAGGCAGTTTGGTCAGACTTTAGCCAAAGATGGTTCACCCTGATGCATTCTTCCAGGCCCTTCATCTTCAGGGACTATCAAGAGCTTGCAGATCAT GCTGCAGCATCATTCGAGTGTGTTCGAGACATTGTTGTGGCATCCCATATGATTGGACACATGGGTGATGATACTCTTGATGACCCATTGTCTGATAGATACAAGAAAATAGGATGCTCAATTTCTCCACTGGATAAAGATTCCGAGGACTACAAGATGATCCTCAATTACGTGGAAAAAACTTATGAACCTGTCAAGCTTGCAGACATT GAATATGGGATCTCAGTTGAGAACATCTTCAATGTGGAAACTAAGGAAGGCCCCTCGTTTGATAAAGTAAAAAAGCTGCCAAACAAGAGACTCCTGTGGTGCG GTACTCGGAGCTCGAACCTGTTAAGGCATTTGCATAAAGGCTTCCTGCCAGCAAGCTGTTCTCTACCAGTTCCAGGATATATG TTCGGGAAGGGCGTAGTTTGTTCTGATGCTGCAGCAGAAGCTGCCAGGTATGGCTTCACTGCTGTAGACCGGCCTGAAGGGTTCTTGGTTCTCGCTGTGTTTTCACAAGGTGAAGAAATTGTGGAGCTCAAGAACCCGCCGGAG GATACTAAAACATTGGAAGAGAAGAAAGTGTGTGTGAAGGGACTGGGGAGAAAGAAACCAGATGAATCAGAATATATAGATTGGAAAGATGATATCAAAGTCCCTTGTGGCAGTTTGATCCCCTCAGAACACCAGGATAGCCCTCTCGAATATAATGAATACACAGTCTATGATCCCAGACAG GTGAGCATGAGGTTCTTGGTGGGAGTGAAGTTTGAAGAGAAGGATACAGTGATGGACGCCCAGGATTGA